From a single Brassica napus cultivar Da-Ae chromosome C9, Da-Ae, whole genome shotgun sequence genomic region:
- the BNAC09G07320D gene encoding protein CONSERVED IN THE GREEN LINEAGE AND DIATOMS 27, chloroplastic: MLRLNANYPFFPKKSHRVCNRKLGTYYDSSSTFKHGGVGDDADKKKLFLRVSVKAMKEEGNGSGSMSFSGQSWDPSSEIQVPSEQRPVNEYSYLKEGMLYSWGELAPSQFFLRLGGLWLVTFTVLGVPIAAASFNPSREPLRFVVAAGTGTLFLVSLIVLRIYLGWSYVGDRLLSAVIPYEESGWYDGQMWVKPPEVLARDRLLGSYKVKPVIKMLKQTLVGTGALLVSAFVLFVFATPVEDFFKTTLRATNEVSISRTNNNKFNMRKEQLLRLPIDLVTNDDLAAAAAEAADGRPVYCRDRYYRALAGGQYCKWEDLVK, from the exons ATGCTCAGATTAAACGCTAATTACCCTTTCTTTCCCAAGAAATCCCACCGAGTTTGTAATAGAAAGCTCGGGACTTACTATGATTCTTCGTCGACCTTTAAACACGGCGGAGTTGGCGATGATGCTGATAAGAAGAAGCTGTTTCTAAGAGTTTCTGTGAAAGCAATGAAGGAAGAAGGTAACGGAAGTGGAAGCATGAGTTTCTCTGGACAAAGCTGGGATCCTAGTTCGGAGATACAAGTTCCTTCAGAACAGAGACCT GTGAATGAGTATTCGTACTTGAAGGAAGGGATGTTGTATTCATGGGGAGAATTGGCTCCAAGCCAGTTTTTTCTTCGTCTTGGTGGTCTTTGGCTTGTGACTTTCACTGTTCTTGGTGTTCCCATCGCAGCTGCTAGCTTTAATCCTTCCAGA GAACCTTTGAGGTTTGTTGTAGCTGCAGGTACAGGAACCTTGTTCCTGGTTTCATTGATTGTCTTGAGAATTTACCTG GGATGGAGCTATGTTGGAGATAGATTACTTTCTGCGGTTATTCCATACGAAGAGAGCGGATGGTATGATGGCCAAATGTGGGTGAAGCCACCTGAG GTATTGGCTCGGGACAGGTTGTTAGGTTCTTACAAG GTGAAGCCAGTAATCAAGATGCTCAAACAAACATTGGTTGGTACAGGAGCTTTACTCGTTTCAGCATTTGTGCTATTCGTCTTTGCAACACCAGTCGAAGATTTCTTTAAAACCACTTTAAGAGCAACCAATGAGGTTTCTATTTCAAGaaccaacaacaacaaattCAATATGAG GAAAGAACAATTGCTTCGGTTGCCAATAGATCTTGTGACCAATGATGACTTGGCAGCCGCGGCGGCTGAGGCTGCTGATGGAAGACCGGTCTATTGCAGAGACCGCTACTACCGTGCATTGGCCGGTGGTCAGTACTGCAAATGGGAGGATCTTGTtaaatag